In Anabas testudineus chromosome 12, fAnaTes1.2, whole genome shotgun sequence, one genomic interval encodes:
- the crhbp gene encoding corticotropin-releasing factor-binding protein produces the protein MRVMERTFREQLFFLVLCLFVLKGDSRYIENNEISKDDLYSFFNSELKRETAEELMYRRPLRCLDMVAVEGQFTFTAERPQLSCAAFFMAEPNEVLSVDYDSVDIDCRGGDFITVFDGWVMKGEKFPSSQDHPLPLYERYVDYCDSGSLRRSVRSSQNVAMVFFRIHNTGSSFTLTIRKHINPFPCNVMSQSPEGTYTMVIPQQHRNCSFSIIYPVAIDISEFSLGHYNNFPKRSMPGCVETGDFVQLLGGNGIDTSKLLPITDLCISFTGPTHMKIGCDNTVVRMVSSGKFVSRVSFSYRLLDSQELQTIKLNNVEDFCFNN, from the exons ATGCGCGTTATGGAGCGCACTTTCCGAGAGCAGCTCTTCTTTCTggtgttgtgtctgtttgtcctcAAGGGAGACTCCAGGTATATCGAG aacAACGAGATCTCCAAAGATGATTTATATTCGTTTTTCAATTCGGAACTcaagagagaaacagcagaggagtTGATGTATCGCAGACCTTTAC GTTGTTTGGACATGGTGGCAGTGGAGGGTCAGTTCACCTTCACTGCAGAGCGTCCTCAGCTCAGCTGCGCAGCTTTCTTCATGGCAGAGCCCAATGAAGTGCTCAGTGTGGATTATGACAGTGTGGACATCGACTGCAGGGGAGGAGACTTCATCACG GTGTTTGACGGCTGGGTGATGAAAGGAGAAAAGTTCCCCAGCTCCCAGGACCACCCGCTGCCTCTGTACGAGCGCTATGTGGATTACTGTGACTCGGGGTCACTGAGGAGAAGCGTGCGCTCCTCTCAGAATGTGGCCATGGTCTTCTTCCGCATTCACAACACTGGCAGCAGCTTCACCCTGACGATCAGGAAACATATCAACCCTTTCC CCTGTAATGTTATGTCCCAGTCACCAGAGGGCACTTACACAATGGTGATCCCTCAGCAACACAGAAACTGCAGCTTCTCCATCATTTATCCAGTGGCAATTGACATCTCAGAGTTCAGCCTCGGACACTACAACAACTTTCCCAAG AGGTCCATGCCTGGATGTGTAGAAACAGGAGATTTTGTTCAGCTGCTGGGCGGAAATGGCATCGACACATCAAAGCTGCTGCCCATCACAGATCTATGCATCTCTTTCACTGGCCCCA CCCACATGAAGATCGGCTGTGACAACACGGTGGTGAGGATGGTGTCCAGTGGGAAGTTTGTCAGCCGAGTGTCTTTCAGTTACCGGCTACTGGACAGCCAGGAACTACAGACAATCAAACTCAACAACGTCGAGGATTTCTGTTTCAATAACTGA